The sequence below is a genomic window from bacterium.
TCGCCGCCGCGATGAAGGCCGGGCTCGCGCCGCAGACGATTCGGGAGGCCGCCCCGCGCGTGGGCGAAGTGCCGTTTACGCCCCAGCGCAAGCGTTCGCTCACCGTGCACCGGGTCGGGGATGGGCTGGTCGTGTACGTGAAAGGAGCCGTGGAGAGCGTGGTCCCGATGTGCACCGTCTGGGAGGGCCCCGCGGGTGCCGAGGTCCTCGACGGTCGAATCAGAGAGGCCGTCCTCTCCCGCGGCGCCGCGATGGCGGCAGAGGGGATGCGCGTCGTCGCCATCGCCCGGCGCGCGCAGGTGCGGATCGATGAGGGGGCGCTCGCGTCGCCCGCGGCCGTCGACACGATCGAGCGCGACGCGGTGCTCCTCGGTCTGATCGGGCTCGCCGATCCGGTCCGGCCCGAGGTCGCGATGGCGATCGCCGAGGCCCGCGGGGCCGGCGTTCGCCCCGTGATGATCACCGGAGATCATCCGCGGACCGCCATCGCCGTCGCGCGAGAGGTGGGCCTCGACGACGCCGGACGGGTCCTGAGCGGGGCCGACCTCGACGGCCTCTCAGATCGCGCGCTCGAGGACGTCGTGGAGTCATGCAGCGTGTTCGCGCGGACGACGCCCGAGCACAAGGTCCGGATTCTGCGCGCGCTCAAGGCTGGAGGGCAGCTGGTGGCGATGACGGGGGACGGGGCCAACGACGCCCCGGCCCTGGCGCAGGCGGACGTCGGCATTGCGATGGGGAGGGGGGGAACGGACGTGGCCCGCGAGGCCGCGGATGTGGTCCTGACCGATGACAACTTCGCCACGATCGTGGCGGCGATCCGTGAAGGGCGCACCATCTTTGAGAATATTCGAAAGTTTGTGTTGTTCGTGCTGGCGAGCAACATAGGGGAGGTGGCCGTCGTCCTGGGAGCCACGCTGGCCGCGCCGTCTGCGGTGCTCACGCCGATCCAGATCCTCTGGATCAACCTCGTCACCGACGGCCTCCCGTCCGCGGCGATCGCCGTCGACCCGCAGGCGCCCGATGTCATGGCGCGCCGCCCGCCCCCCGTCGCTGCGGCCCCCTTGGCATCCGGCGGGCTTGCATTTCTCGTCACCTTCGGCCTGGTGATCGCGGGGGCGTGCTTCGGCGCCTACCTGTGGGGCGCTGCGCATGGCGAGGCGCCCGCACAGCGCCGCACGATGATGTTCCTGACGCTGAGCCTCAGTCAGCTGTTGTTTGCGTTCGCCTGCCGCTCACCCCGCCGGTCGGGGCTGGGGCGCGAGTTCGTGCGAAATCCGTGGCTCCTCGGGGCGGTGTCGCTGTCCGTCGTCCTCCAGCTCCTAGTCGTGACCTTGCCCGGGGTGCGCGTGGTCTTTTCGGCCTCCCCTCTCGGAGGAGGAGATTGGGCGGCAGTCGCCGGACTTTCAAGTGTGCCCATTGTGACCTCCGAGGTCTACAAGTACCTCGGCCGGATCCGGGAGCGGCGATCGTGTTGAGGAGCATGACCGGATTTGGCGCCGGCGACTTGGCGACCCCGGCCGGCAGGTATGCCGTCGAGGCCCGGTCGCTCAACCACCGGTTCCTCGAAGTTGTGGTCCGCCTTCCCCGAGATCTGTCCCCCCTCGAAGACCGCATCCGCGCGCTCGTCCAGCGACGAGTCTTGCGCGGCCGGGTCGAGGTTGCTATCATAAGAGAAAACTACGGAAAACGGGCGCGAACGGTTAAGATCGACGTAGATTTGGCTAAAACGTTCACCAGCGCCCTGAACGACCTCAAACAGGCTCTGGAGCTCCCAGGCATCGCTGATTTGTCGATGCTGGTCGGACTCCCCGACCTGATCAAGGTTGAGGAGCAGAAAGAGGATCTCGAAGCGTGCTGGCCACCGATCTCCGAGGGGGTCGGGCAGGCGCTGGAACGCTTGGTGGCGATGCGCGAGACGGAAGGGGCTCAGCTGGCTCGGGATCTCGCGGAACGGCTCGATCGCCTATCCCAGCGGGCCGATGAGATTGAACGGCGGGCTCCCCTGGTCGTCAGAGACTACGCGGGCCGCCTCAAGCGGCGGATCGGGGAGCTCATGGGGACCGTCCCGGTGGACGAGGGGCGCGTGGCGACGGAGGTGGCGATGTTCGCCGATCGGTGCGACATTGCCGAGGAGGTCACCAGGTTCCGGAGCCACCTGGCGCAGATCCGGCAGACCCTCGCCGTCGACGGCGCGATCGGGCGGACGCTCGAGTTTATCGTGCAGGAGTTGGGCCGGGAAGCGAACACGATGGGGAGCAAAGCCAACGATCTGGAGATCGCCCGCGCGGTGATCGCGATCAAAGGGGAACTGGAGAGCCTGCGCGAGCAGATCCAGAACGTGGAGTAAGGAGCGCGCTGCCGATGGAGACGCGGCTCATCAACATCGGGTTCGGGAACATCGTCGCGGCGAATCGGATCATCGCCATCGTAAGCCCGGACTCCGCGCCGATCAAGCGTATCATCCAAGAGGCCCGCGACAAGGGCATCCTCATCGATGCGACGTACGGCCGTCGAACTCGGGCGGTGGTGATTACCGACAGCGGCCACGTCGTGCTCTCCGCCGTCCAGCCGGAGACCGTGGCCCACCGCTTCACCAGCAAGGAGATCGTGGAGGAAGACGAAGAGGAAGAGACCGCCGGAGCCGCGGTCGAGTCCCAATGATCGTGACCGTGAGCGGGGAGATCGGCGCCGGCAAGAGCACCGTGGCGAAACACCTCGCGCAGGCCCTCGGCCTCCGTTACCTGTCCGCGGGTGAGATCTTCCGTGAAGAGGCCAGGCGGCGGGGACTGAGCCTCGCTGAGCTCGGCCGGCTCGCCGAGCAGGATCAAACGATCGATCGCGCGCTGGACAAGATGCAGGTCGAGGCCGCCCGCGCCGGCGGCGTGCTCATCGACAGCCGCCTCAGCGGATGGGTGATCGACGGGGACCTGCGCGTGTGGCTGCGGGCGCCGCTTCTCGTGCGGGCGGCGCGGGTGGGGGCGCGGGACGGCACATCGCCGGAAGAAGCGCTGCACGACCTCGAGGCGCGCGAAGAGTGCGAGCGCCGCCGCTACCGCGATATCTACCAACTCGATCTCGCCGATCTCAGCCGCTATCATGTCATCGTGGACACCGGCACGTGGAGCGCGCAGGAGATCGTCGATGCGCTGCTGCCGCTGACCCGCCGGTTCCGCCCTGAGCGACTGGGCTGCCGTTCCTGAACCGGTGGCAGGGACTCTCGCGGGCCGCGTGGTGGTGGTTGGGGTCTGCGGCAGCATCGCCGCGTACAAGGTGGCGATCGTCGTCCGCCGCCTTCATCAGGAAGGCGCGGACGTGCACGTGCTGATGACGCCGGCGGCCACGCGGTTCGTGGGGGCGGCCACCTTCAGGGCGCTGTCGCACCGTGCGGTGATCACCGACATGTGGGATCCCAACGGCCCGTGGGACGAGCCGCATGTGGCGCTCGGCGAACGCGCCGATGTCTATCTGATCGCGCCCGCCACGGCGGACATGGTGGGGAAGCTGGCGGCCGGGCTCGCCGACGACCTCGTCTCCGCGACCGCGCTGGCGACGCGGGCTCCGGTGCTCGTCGTCCCCGCGATGAGCGATCGGATGGCGGAGGCGCCGGTCGTGCAGGACAACCTGGCGCGTCTCCGCGCGAGCGGCGTGCACGTGCTCGGGCCTGACCGCGGGCCGCTGGCCTCGGGAAAGGTCGGCCTCGGCCGGATGGTCGAGCCCGACGCGATCGTCGCCGAAGTGGTGGCTCTCGCGGGCGGGCGCCCCGCGTCACGGTGAATCAGGACGACGCGGCGTGCGCCGAGGTCCTGCTCGATCTCCCGGCGCGGAGCACCGACCGCTGCCTGACCTACCGGATTCCTGACCCGCTCCGGGACGCGATCCGGATCGGGTCACGCGTTCAGGTCCCGCTCGGGCCACGCACGACGCGCGGGTTCGTCATCGCGATGGCGCCCTCTGATCCCACGCCCGGTCGTCAGCTGCGCGAGATTCTCGCGGTCGCCGGTGTCCACCCACTCTTCTCGCCGGCGATGCTCGACCTCGCGCGCTGGATTGCCCAACAGACCGTCTCGTCGCTCCTCGAAGCCGTCCACTGTCTTGCGCCGCCGGAGATCTTCAGGCGTCGCTCCCTCCCCCCCGCCCGCCCTCGCGTCGCATCACTCGCGGAGCAGGGGGGCCTCGCCGCGCGGCTGGGTCCGCGGCAGGCCCGCATCCTCGCGGCGCTCCGCACCAGGGTGGAGGTGCCCATCGCGGAGTTGGTTCGGGAGGGGGGCCGGCCCGCGCTCCGGCGGCTCGTGGCTCAAGGGGCGGTCCTCGTCAAGGAGCCCGCGGCTGTCCCGCTCGGACCCCGGCCCGAGACCGCGGCCGTCCCCGTGCCTCCGACGCTGGTGTGGGGGGACTTCGAGGACCGGCGGGCATGGATCGTTGAGCGCGCCGTGGCGGCGGTGCACCGCGGCGGCCGGGTATTGATCATCGTGCCCGAGATCGCGCGTGTGCCGGTGTTCGTGCGCCTCCTCGGTTCGACATTCGGGGACGGCGTCGCCGCGCTGCACTCGGGCATGGCCGCGCGGGAGCGGCAGGCCGCATGGATGCGGTGCGTCTCTGGCGAGGTCCGTGTGGTGGTGGGGACACGCTCCGCGTTGTTCGCGCCCCTTCATGGTGTGCGGCTGATCATTGTGGATGATGAGGAGGATCCCGCGCACAAGGCCGACGCCGCACCACGGTACCATGCCAGGGACGTGGCGCTCCGGCGGGGCGCGCTCGCGGGCGCGCGCGTGGTGTTGGGGTCCCTGACCCCATCGATGGAGGCGTATGCCGAGGTGGCGTCCGGACGGATGAGGTGCGTGCGTCTCACCGCGAGGACCGCGCGTGCGCGGGTGACGCTCGTCGATCTCCGCATCGAGCGGGTGCGCGGCCGCTACGGCGTGCTCACTCCGCCGCTTCTCGCGGCCGTCCGCCGGCACCTCCGGGCGGGAGGGCGAGTCGCCCTCTTCCTCAACCGAACCGGCTACGCACGGGTATTGTTGTGTGACGAATGCGGATATACGGTGCGGTGTCCGGGTTGCGAGGTGACGACATCGTACGATAGGGAGAACCGCACGGTGTCCTGCCGGATCTGCGGGCGCGTGGCGCCGGCACCGGGAACGTGTCCGCGCTGCAGAGGGGTCGGGTTGCGGGGGATCGGGCCCGGCACGGAACGGGTCGAGGAGGTTGTCCGCCGGCTCTTTCCTGCGCTCGCGATCGCGCGACTCGATCGCGAGACGGCCCCGCAGTTCGATCGGATCGCCAAAGAGTTCGCCTCCGGCCGGATCCGCTTGGTCGTGGGCACCCAGATCTTGCTGCGGGCGCGCGAGATACGCCCCAGCATCGTCGGGGTGTGCGATGCCGATCTCCCCCTTCACCTCCCGGATTTTCGCGCCGCCGAGCGGACGCTCCAGCAGCTCCGCGCGATCGTCTCCCTCGCCGCGGGCCCTCCCGGCCCGGACGCGATTATCCAGACCCGAATCCCCAGTCATCCGGCGATTCGCGCCCTCGCAACCGGCGACGATGAGGCCGCCTACCGCGAAGAACTGAAGACGAGGCGGGAACTCGGATACCCTCCCGCAACGACCCTGGCCCGCGTCGTCGCCGCAAGCGCCGTCCGCGAGGCCGCCGCGAAGATGGCCGAGGGGATCGCGGAATCGTCGCGCGCGCGGGGGGTGGAGGTGCTGGGCCCTGCGCCGGCGCGCGATCAGGGACGCGGGGTGTTTCGATATCAATGTGTCCTGCGTGCGCGCGATGCGGAGGTGGTCCGGGCCGCGGCACGCGCGGCGCTCGGGGACGCCCCCACGCGAAAGGGGAGCCGGCTCACCATCGAGATGGACCCCCAGGAATTTCCCTAGGCCGATGGAGATCATCACGGTCGACAGTCCCAGAGCGAGTGTCCTCCGCCGCCGGGCGCAGCCGGTCCGGGTGGTCACCCGCGAGGTGCAAGCGTTGATCGACCAGATGTTTCAAACCATGCGCGACGCACACGGCCTCGGCCTCGCCGCCCCCCAGGTTGGGATGAGCCGCCGGCTGTTTGTCGCGCGCCTCGAAGATCGTCAGATCGTGCTCGTCGATCCGGAAGTCCTGCACCAGGAGGGCGAAGAGATCGCTACGGAGGCGTGCTTGAGCATCCCCGGGCTGTTGGGGGATGTGCCACGGGCCCAACGGGTGACCGTCCGCGGGCGCAACCGCCGCAACCGGTTTGTCACGATCGAAGCGACCGGTCTGTTGGCCCGGATCCTCCTCCACGAGATCGACCATCTGGATGGCATTCTCTTTACCGACCGAGTCCGCGATCCGAAGACGTTGCGTCGCGTGGAGGAAACTTCCGAAGTCGCCCCGGAGACCGCCACGGGATGAAGCTGGCCTTTCTGGGCACCCCGGAGTTTGCGGTCCCTTCACTCGAGGCGGCCCTCGCGGTCGGGGACGTCGTCGGGGTCGTCACCCGCCCCGACAAGCCCCAGGGTCGAGGGTTGCGGGTGGCCCCGCCGCCCGTTGCCGTCGTGGCAACCCAGTACGCGCTCGATGTCCTCCAGCCCTCGACGCTGCGGGATCCCGAGTTCCTGGCGCGCCTGCGGGGCCTCGAGCCTGACCTCATCGTGGTCGTCGCCTTTGGCCGGATCCTGCCGCCCGAGGTGCTCGCCGTGGCGCCGATGGGCGGCATCAACCTGCACCCGTCGTTCTTGCCCCGGTACCGCGGCGCCGCCCCGATTCCTCGGGCGATCGCCGCCGGGGACACGGAGACCGGGGTGACCGTCCTCCACATGAGCGACGACCTCGATGCCGGGGACATCATCCTCCAGCGTCGGGTGCCGATTCACGCCGACGACACCTCCGCGACCCTCGAACCCCGGTTGGCCCGCGAAGGCGCGGCATTGCTCGTCGAGGCGCTGGCGTTGCTGGAGTCCGGCCGGGCTCCGCGCCAGCCTCAGGATCCCTCGCGCGTGACGTTTGCACCGAAACTCACCCAAGAAGAGGCGTTGATCCGCTGGAACAATTCAGCCGGCTCGATCGTCAACGTGGTGCGGGCGCTCGACCCCTGGCCCGTGGCGTACACGCTTCGCGACGGTGTCCCGCTCAAGATCTGGCGCGCGGTGGCCCGGCCCATCGGCGGCCCAGGAGCCCCCGGCATGGTGCTCGAGGCGGAGGGGGATCAGTTGGTCGTGTTCGCCGGTGAGGGGGCCGTGGAGTTGCTGGAGGTGCAGCCCGCCTCGGGGCGCCGCATGTCCGCCGCCGATTATCTCAGAGGCCACCCGCTCCGTCCCGGAACCGTGCTGGGAGCCCCTTAGTTATTACCGAGAGCGAATAAATGAACATACCATCGCGACACACCTCCAGGGAATCCTTCACCAATTTGAACGCATGAATCGGATAGACCACCCATTCTGAGCATAGTACCCTTGCCGGAAGGGACGAGACCCTGCACAGGTGGGTGAGGTACCTTGGCTGCTACGCACAGGCTCAAACGGACTCGCCCGAACGAGGATCAGAGCGTAGGCGTCTCCGTGGGTCGTCCACGACCCTTCCGTTTCGGAGTCCTCGCGGAAAGCGTCCTCTCGCGCAAGGCTGTGCTTGACACAGCGCGCCGCGCAGAAGATGAGGGGTTCAGCACCTTCCTCATCCGTGATCACTTCATTGCAGAACCCTTTGGCCACCAGTATGCTCCGTTGACGATGCTCGCGACCGTCGCGGGTGTGACGAAGACGCTACGGATCGGGAGCCTCGTCTTTGGGTGTGCCTATCGACACCCGGTGCTCCTTGCGAAGGAGATAGCCACCCTGGATGTCCTATCGGAGGGGCGCGTTGAGCTTGGCCTCGGGACCGGGTTCTCGCGCGTGGAGTACGAGCGGGCCGGGATGGCCTTCGATCCACCAAACGCGCGCCTGGAACGTCTGGAAGAAGTCCTGCAGGTGCTGAAAGGCCTCTTCGCTGATGGACCGCTGACATTCGATGGCAAGCATTACTCGGTTGCCGGTCTCGACGGGTTTCCGAAACCGGTCCAGCGACCGCACCCACCAATTCTCATTGGCGGCGCCGGCGCTCGGCTGCTTTCCGTCGCTGCTCAGGAGGCCGACATCATCGGGTTGCAAACCGTCGAAACAAAGCATGGTGTGGTTTCGCGAGAGCCGACGGCGCGAGTGGCCGACACCGTCATGCAGAAGATCGAACTGGTTCGGCAAACGGCGGGCCACCGATTTGGCGAAATTGAACTGAGCACCGTGGCGTCGGTGATCGTGACAGATCATCGCGAGGAAGCGGCCGAACGGTTCGCGCGCGACCAGGGCTGGAGCGCGATTCCCACCGAGGAGGTGCTTGAAATGCCATCGGTGTTCATCGGTACTGTCGGGCAGGTCATCGTGGATATGCAGATGCGACGGGAGCGGTTCGGATTCTCCTACTATGTGATCTTGGATCGGGTCATGGACGAAGTTGCGCCGATTGTCAGCCGGTTGGCCGGAACATGATCGGCGAGGCCCTCATCCTTGGCCCGTCCGCAAACCTTGCACATCCCCGCCGAGACTTCCCGGCTGTGCTACAATTTAATCCTGGGAGGTGAAGGCATGTTCTGGTTTTGGGACCCCACCATGATCATCGTCATTCCGGCCCTCCTCCTGGCGCTGTATGCGCAGCTCCGTGTGCAGTCGACGTACGCACAATATAGTCAGGTGCCGATCGGCAACCGGCTCACCGGCGCGCAGGTGGCGCAGGAGATCCTCCGCCGCAACGGTCTCTCCGGCGTCGAGATCGAGCGGACCGAAGGCGTACTCTCCGACCACTACGATCCCCGCGACCGGACCCTGAGCCTCTCGTCGGATGTGTACGACGGCATCTCCGTCGCCGCCGCGGGCGTGGCCGCGCACGAGACCGGTCACGCCATCCAGCACGCCCGAGGGTACGCGCCGCTGGCGTTGCGGTCGGCGATGGTGCCCACGGTCCAGTTTGGCTCCTGGCTGGCGTGGCCGATTTTCATCCTGGGCTTTCTGTTCCACTCCGGCACGATGATTCAGCTCGGCATCCTCGTCTTTACCGCCTTCGTCGCGTTCACGGTCGTCACGCTCCCGGTCGAGTTCGATGCCAGCGCCCGGGCGATGCGGGCCCTTCGGGAAGAGGGGCTGGTCACCGCCGACGAGCTTCAAGGGGTGCGTGCGGTGCTCACCGCCGCCGCGTTGACCTACGTCGCCGCGGCCGCGATGGCGATTCTCCAGTTGCTCCGCATGCTGTTGCTGGCGCGGCGTGAGGAGTGATCTCGCCCGACCGCATGCGACGCGGCGGATGGGCGGGCCGGGACCCGCGCCGGCGATCCCGCGTTCCGCTCGGGAGGCGGCCCTAGAGGTCCTGCACCGGGTCGACGCCCATCAAGCGTTCAGCGGGGTCCTGTTGCGGCGCGTCCTTGAGCGCGCGGGGCTGTCCGCGGCGGACGAAGCGCTGGCGGCGGAACTGACTCTGGGGACGCTGCGCCACCGCGCCGAAGTCGATTGGGCGCTCTCCCATGCCTCGCACACGCCCCTCGATGATCTGCCCTCCCGTATCCGAGCCGTGCTCCGGATGGGGGCGTACACATTGATGTTCCTGGACCGGATCCCGGCGGCCGCGGCATGCTCCCAAGCCGTCGAGCTGGCCAAGCGCGCCGGCCATCGGGGGACGGCTCGGCTTGTCAACGCCGTGCTTCGCCGGGTCGCTGCGGCCCCGGAAGCGATCCCGGAGGACGTGTCGACTCCCGAGGGGATCGCCCTCCGGCACTCCCATCCCCTCTGGCTCGTGCGCCGTTGGGTGGACCGGTTCGGCGTGGACGAGGCCCGCGCGCTGTGCCGGACGAACAACGTGGCACCGCCGGCATCGGTCCGCCTGAACACCCTCCGCGGCACGCCGGCGTCGGTCGCCGCTGCGATCGACGCGTTGGGGGTAGCGACCGCGCCTTCTACGCTCGCGCCCGAGGGGGCGCGAATCGTCCAGGCGTCCTCCCACGCGCGGCGCGCCGCGTATGCGGAGGGGTGGGTCTCTCCCCAGGACGAGGGATCGATGCTGGTGAGCCGGCTCGTGGCGCCGCGCCCGGGCGAGACGGTTGTGGACACGTGCGCAGGGTCGGGCGGCAAGGCGATGCATCTGGCCGCGTTGATGGAGAACCAGGGCCGCGTGATCGCCGCGGACATTGTCCCGGCGAAGCTCGCCGCCACCGCGCGTCACGCACAGCGGCTCGGCGTGACGATCGTCGAGGCGCGCCTCCTCGCCGCCGGGTCCCTGACCGACGTGCTGCCGGCGGGGGCCGATCGCGTCCTCGTGGATGCGCCGTGCTCCGGCCTGGGCGTACTCCGGCGCCGCCCGGAGATCAGGTGGCGGATTCAGCCCGAGCAGTTGTCCGTCCTCGCCGCCCGGCAGCGCGCCATCGTGGAGGATGCGTCCGCCGCGGTCCGCCCTGGGGGTCTCCTGGTGTTCTCGGTCTGCACGCTCGAGCCGGAGGAAGGTCCCGCCGTGGTCGCCGGGTTTCTCGACGCCCACCCCGAGTTCGATCCCGAGCCCATCGACGGGGCCGTCTTCGCTCCGGTGTCTCGCGCGCCGGGCCGCGCGTTTCTCTACCCGCATCTGCACGGCACCGACGGGTTCTTCGTCGCGGTGTGCCGGCGGAGACTATGATGGCGGCCCCCCCACAGGCCCTGCCCGACCTGCGGGGCAGACTGCTGCCCGAACTCGAAGCGCTCGCGCAACAGCTGGGCGCGCCGCGGTACCGCGGCCGACAGATCGCCCGATGGTTGTACGTGCATGGAGCGGACGCTGTGGAGGAGATGACGGATCTCCCGCACGCCTTACGCGAGCGCCTCTCGACGACGGCGCGGATCCACCGGCTCACGGTCCGCCGGACGCAGAACGCCCAAGATGGATCGGCCACGAAGCACCTCGTGGCGCTGGAGGACGGCCAGAGCGTCGAGTGCGTCCGCATGCGGTTCGATGACGGGCGGCGCAGCGCGTGCATCAGCACGCAGGCCGGATGCGCGATGGGGTGCGCGTTCTGCGCCACCGGATTGGGCGGGTTCGCGCGCAACCTCTCCGCCGGCGAGATCCTGGGGCAGTTCCTGCTGATCAAGGCGCACGGGCGGACGCGGATCTCACATGTGGTGTTCATGGGGATGGGCGAACCGCTGGCCAACTACGATGCCACGGTGAGGGCGGTGAGGATCCTGGCGGCCCCCTACGGGATGGGGATCGGGATGCGCCACATCACGGTGTCCACCGTCGGCCTCGCCCCGCAGATTCGGCGGCTCGCCGGGGAGCATCTGCAGATGACGTTGGCCGTGTCGTTGCACGCCCCGACCGACGAGCTGCGGGACCGGCTCGTCCCGATCAACCGCCGGTATCCGCTCGCGGAGCTGATGGCGGCGTGCCGCGACTACCATGCCGCGACCCGCCGCCGGGTGACGTTCGAGTACGTGCTGATCGACGGCCTGAACGACCACCCCGCGGAGGCGCGCGCCCTGGTACGCGTGACCGGTAATCTCCAGTGTCACATCAACGTGATTCCGCTCAATCCCGTGGCCGGCGTCCCGTTTGCCCGGCCGCCACTGGCCCGGGTGCGGGCGTTCGAAGCGGTGCTGCGGGACGCCGGCGTGCCCGTCACGGTGCGGATCGAGCGCGGCGGAGAGATCCAGGCGGCGTGCGGGCAGCTCCGGCTCGCCGATGGAGTGGGGCGCCCATCGCCGTGGACACCGGCCCCCGCTGCGCCGGTGGGCGCGCCCGTGCGCGGAGGACCGCGGTGAATGTGGGCGCCCGCGACACCCGCGTCTACCGGCCCCGAGAGGTGGGACCGCGGTTGCGCGTCCTCGGCGGTCCGCCGGGCGCGGCCGGCCGCGAGTTCGCGCTCGAGGGTCCGGTGGTGACCGTCGGGCGCCGAGCCGATCAAGACATCGTGCTGATCGATCCCAGCGTCAGCCGGTCGCACGCGCGGATCGAACTTGGGCCCGCAGGGGTGGCCATTCTCGACTTGGGGAGCACGAACGGGACGGTCGTCAACGGCCAGCGGCTGCGCGGATCGCGCGCGACGCTCCGGGGAGGCGAGCGCATCGAGATCGGCACCGTCGTG
It includes:
- a CDS encoding cation-translocating P-type ATPase; this translates as MDWHAMAVDDVARAVDTDVAHGLTAAEARDRLDRTGPNRLPAPSPRSWGSRLGTQAREFFVVLLTVAALVSWLLGQRLDASAILLIVILNVVLGTVQEARAEQALAALRKLAAPRAEVLRGGIPLTIAAEALVPGDVVILTAGARVPADLRLVTAHALAVDESLLTGESLPVGKVETPVPPGAPLAERHDLVFLGTAVVGGRGRGIVVGTAGSTELGALAKFLETAPPKETPLTARLASLGQSVGAVAFGVCVLVFAAGVARGRPVFEMFLVATSLAVAAVPEGLPAAVTIALALGVQRMARQRAIVRRLPAVETLGSVTVVCTDKTGTLTLNELAVRRIDVAGRVVELSGAGYAPTGEFLVGGAPVQAAAVPGLRALLEAAVLSSDGGVVREDGRWRPYGDPLEAAFVAAAMKAGLAPQTIREAAPRVGEVPFTPQRKRSLTVHRVGDGLVVYVKGAVESVVPMCTVWEGPAGAEVLDGRIREAVLSRGAAMAAEGMRVVAIARRAQVRIDEGALASPAAVDTIERDAVLLGLIGLADPVRPEVAMAIAEARGAGVRPVMITGDHPRTAIAVAREVGLDDAGRVLSGADLDGLSDRALEDVVESCSVFARTTPEHKVRILRALKAGGQLVAMTGDGANDAPALAQADVGIAMGRGGTDVAREAADVVLTDDNFATIVAAIREGRTIFENIRKFVLFVLASNIGEVAVVLGATLAAPSAVLTPIQILWINLVTDGLPSAAIAVDPQAPDVMARRPPPVAAAPLASGGLAFLVTFGLVIAGACFGAYLWGAAHGEAPAQRRTMMFLTLSLSQLLFAFACRSPRRSGLGREFVRNPWLLGAVSLSVVLQLLVVTLPGVRVVFSASPLGGGDWAAVAGLSSVPIVTSEVYKYLGRIRERRSC
- a CDS encoding YicC/YloC family endoribonuclease; the protein is MTGFGAGDLATPAGRYAVEARSLNHRFLEVVVRLPRDLSPLEDRIRALVQRRVLRGRVEVAIIRENYGKRARTVKIDVDLAKTFTSALNDLKQALELPGIADLSMLVGLPDLIKVEEQKEDLEACWPPISEGVGQALERLVAMRETEGAQLARDLAERLDRLSQRADEIERRAPLVVRDYAGRLKRRIGELMGTVPVDEGRVATEVAMFADRCDIAEEVTRFRSHLAQIRQTLAVDGAIGRTLEFIVQELGREANTMGSKANDLEIARAVIAIKGELESLREQIQNVE
- a CDS encoding DUF370 domain-containing protein, coding for METRLINIGFGNIVAANRIIAIVSPDSAPIKRIIQEARDKGILIDATYGRRTRAVVITDSGHVVLSAVQPETVAHRFTSKEIVEEDEEEETAGAAVESQ
- a CDS encoding cytidylate kinase family protein, whose amino-acid sequence is MIVTVSGEIGAGKSTVAKHLAQALGLRYLSAGEIFREEARRRGLSLAELGRLAEQDQTIDRALDKMQVEAARAGGVLIDSRLSGWVIDGDLRVWLRAPLLVRAARVGARDGTSPEEALHDLEAREECERRRYRDIYQLDLADLSRYHVIVDTGTWSAQEIVDALLPLTRRFRPERLGCRS
- a CDS encoding flavoprotein, whose product is MAGTLAGRVVVVGVCGSIAAYKVAIVVRRLHQEGADVHVLMTPAATRFVGAATFRALSHRAVITDMWDPNGPWDEPHVALGERADVYLIAPATADMVGKLAAGLADDLVSATALATRAPVLVVPAMSDRMAEAPVVQDNLARLRASGVHVLGPDRGPLASGKVGLGRMVEPDAIVAEVVALAGGRPASR
- the priA gene encoding primosomal protein N', giving the protein MNQDDAACAEVLLDLPARSTDRCLTYRIPDPLRDAIRIGSRVQVPLGPRTTRGFVIAMAPSDPTPGRQLREILAVAGVHPLFSPAMLDLARWIAQQTVSSLLEAVHCLAPPEIFRRRSLPPARPRVASLAEQGGLAARLGPRQARILAALRTRVEVPIAELVREGGRPALRRLVAQGAVLVKEPAAVPLGPRPETAAVPVPPTLVWGDFEDRRAWIVERAVAAVHRGGRVLIIVPEIARVPVFVRLLGSTFGDGVAALHSGMAARERQAAWMRCVSGEVRVVVGTRSALFAPLHGVRLIIVDDEEDPAHKADAAPRYHARDVALRRGALAGARVVLGSLTPSMEAYAEVASGRMRCVRLTARTARARVTLVDLRIERVRGRYGVLTPPLLAAVRRHLRAGGRVALFLNRTGYARVLLCDECGYTVRCPGCEVTTSYDRENRTVSCRICGRVAPAPGTCPRCRGVGLRGIGPGTERVEEVVRRLFPALAIARLDRETAPQFDRIAKEFASGRIRLVVGTQILLRAREIRPSIVGVCDADLPLHLPDFRAAERTLQQLRAIVSLAAGPPGPDAIIQTRIPSHPAIRALATGDDEAAYREELKTRRELGYPPATTLARVVAASAVREAAAKMAEGIAESSRARGVEVLGPAPARDQGRGVFRYQCVLRARDAEVVRAAARAALGDAPTRKGSRLTIEMDPQEFP
- the def gene encoding peptide deformylase, producing MEIITVDSPRASVLRRRAQPVRVVTREVQALIDQMFQTMRDAHGLGLAAPQVGMSRRLFVARLEDRQIVLVDPEVLHQEGEEIATEACLSIPGLLGDVPRAQRVTVRGRNRRNRFVTIEATGLLARILLHEIDHLDGILFTDRVRDPKTLRRVEETSEVAPETATG
- the fmt gene encoding methionyl-tRNA formyltransferase, with the translated sequence MKLAFLGTPEFAVPSLEAALAVGDVVGVVTRPDKPQGRGLRVAPPPVAVVATQYALDVLQPSTLRDPEFLARLRGLEPDLIVVVAFGRILPPEVLAVAPMGGINLHPSFLPRYRGAAPIPRAIAAGDTETGVTVLHMSDDLDAGDIILQRRVPIHADDTSATLEPRLAREGAALLVEALALLESGRAPRQPQDPSRVTFAPKLTQEEALIRWNNSAGSIVNVVRALDPWPVAYTLRDGVPLKIWRAVARPIGGPGAPGMVLEAEGDQLVVFAGEGAVELLEVQPASGRRMSAADYLRGHPLRPGTVLGAP
- a CDS encoding TIGR03621 family F420-dependent LLM class oxidoreductase encodes the protein MGRPRPFRFGVLAESVLSRKAVLDTARRAEDEGFSTFLIRDHFIAEPFGHQYAPLTMLATVAGVTKTLRIGSLVFGCAYRHPVLLAKEIATLDVLSEGRVELGLGTGFSRVEYERAGMAFDPPNARLERLEEVLQVLKGLFADGPLTFDGKHYSVAGLDGFPKPVQRPHPPILIGGAGARLLSVAAQEADIIGLQTVETKHGVVSREPTARVADTVMQKIELVRQTAGHRFGEIELSTVASVIVTDHREEAAERFARDQGWSAIPTEEVLEMPSVFIGTVGQVIVDMQMRRERFGFSYYVILDRVMDEVAPIVSRLAGT